The DNA segment CCCCTGCACCAatactaaatatttcattccattaCTTTCTTGCTTGCATTGTTTCTAAACAAAAGTCAGATATAATTCTTTGCTCCTCTATCAGTAGTGTTTTTCTACCTTTGTTCCTCTGTCTtgattcaagatttttttctttaactttcattttatgtttatggTCTCTATCTTACTTGATCTTCCTGGTTCTATGGTTTGGGGTCTGACAATAATTTgggaaaattattattgtttcatATGGCTTAATGCTCTTAGGCACATACatgttaagaattattttttcttggcaATTGACCACtgtatcattatgtaatgctcttCTTTACCTTTCAAAAGTTTCTTTGCTTTGAGCTACTGTAAGCTTTATGCATGCAACTAATACAATTCtgtatgattttcaaaattttgtaatTCTATCACTCCAAAGGTGGCAGAATAGAGATATAAATATGGATATGGAAatggatatataaaaaaataaaatggatatagaTTTATGCATAGACTATAAGATTTAGCCACTTTATAATTTACCAGGGTGTGCTTagaggagaaattaaagaatatactAGGAAAATGAGATTACAGACTTATCTGTGCTTTCACACGAAATGTATTTCACAGTATAGGACTTATGATGAAGCATACATGTACAAGTTTTTTTGTGACACActtcttttcagttattttggatatatatccaagaaTGGACTTGCTGAGTTATAAAGCAATTCTAAGTTTACCTTTGTGAGGAgccacaaattatttttcatagcaGCAAAGTGCTTTTAGAttgtatatttatagaatatgTGTTATATTGGAGTTTGTAATTCAGAATTAGCTCCAATCtagtctttaaaaagataaaaactggcCAGATAATTTGAACTAATTCAATAATAATCTATTACCTCCTATGATCCAGGATGATCCCAATTGaagataattaatgaaaaaaaaaaaagacaaaagttcaGCCCTAGGTAGGTCTTGCCTTATTAAGTGCATGTAGAAAATCTGGCTGTAAAGAGAATGTGTACAGACAACTTGTATTTGTCCCATTGTCTCATCAACTGCACTCACAAATTCGAAAGTATATTCCGAAGGGGAGATTTCACACAGGGagcataaaagaaaacttttgataAGGGTAGGAGTAAATGATGGGCAAGTTTGCAATCCATTAGCAGTTAACATTGCTTGTCTCAGGAAGGATTTGGTAACTGTTAGGTACTTTTGTCATTTTCTCCTGAGTTGTCACTATCCTTCTTCCATCATCTTCTCAGGCAAAAATGTTTTCTACAATGCTAGAGTCTGCCCTCATTGTTCCTGAAATTTAGCTTTGAGCTTCCCCACTTCATTTGGTATCTTTCATGTCTAATAGAGCTAAGCTTCACCATGTCACTTGTCCCCTCATAACTCAGCTTTAGAATCCTTCCATTTTCATGGTTTTAGGTtctagtaaaataaagaaaataaattgtggCTTACATTATAAATTGGAAATTATGAGTTTCTTAAGTAAGTTCCAGATCTAATTGGAGTTTGTCATTTTTTCTGTGTGTGGATCACATTCTCAGAGCTACTGATTTTATAGTCTCCATGTTGCACTGTGATGTGTGCCTCCTTGGGTCCACTTGAACCTACTTTTCAGCAAGCTTTTTCCAGCATTCCAGCAATCTGGAGCCACACAGTAAATTCTCTTGTGCCACAAAAAGGGCCTGTTCTCTTCCTGTCATGTTTGTTTTGTGAAAGGACATTAGATTAGGTTCACTGTAAGTGCCAAAAACAAAATAGTCGATTAGCTCCACAATTTCACGAACTCAGTTTCCTTCTATATTGTTAATTTGCCCTCTTCATCTGCTGGCTTTTATCTTTTGTACAAGACATCTGCAGAAGCTCTGGTGGTCATGACTACATGTCAGCTAATAGGAATAGTGGTGAAATGAAGAGTGTGATCCCACCCTGATTTCTAAGGACAGTGATGGAAGGAAGCATACATTTATGCTTGTAGTTCACTTTACAGCTTGGGTACATAGCCATACCTAGCTGCATTGGTGATTGGGAAATATATTTACTTCagttaaaatgagtatttttttctctcagttaaaattaagtatattttaaagaaggCAAAATTGGATATTAGGGAACAACTGGCTCTGTGTATCACAAGAACGGATGAACAGGCAGCTTATCTCCTACATGTCAGTTTTCAAAGCTTGCCCACTGTTTAATGGGCATGAAGGTCAGATGCATTACTAATTGCAAattatggttttctgttttatttgggtAAGTGATAACGAGTCACTCTTGGAATAGAAGTCACTCCTCCCTGAGTAAATTccttttttgaagagaaaatgtggTAGAAATGTTTGGGTGAGAGTGCAAATCTCTTTGCTGTTCTTGATTTTTATGAAGAGTCAATTtagagaaattattattattattttatattattaaaggttttatttatttattcatgcgagacacagagagagaagcagagacataggcagagggagaagcaggctccctgtggggagcctgaagcagaacttcatcccaggacctcaggatcatgacctgggtcgaaggcagatgcttaaccattgagccaccaatttaaagaaattaatccaGCTGCAGTAAAAGGGATGCAGATTGAACTTTAAGGATGACTTTCGGCCTCTGAAGACTTTTAGTGATGtcttaagaaaacagaaagtgaTTTTGGCATCTCTTATGATggctgcattctttttttttttttttttttattcatgagtgacacagagagagagagagagagagagagagagagaggcagagacacaggcagagggagaagcagtctcctcacaggaagcccaatatgggacttgatccctaaactgggatcacaacctgagccaaaggcagacgcccaaccacggagccacccagtgtccctgaTGGTTGCTTTCTATAATCAAACACTTGGAATGATAAAGTATGGTCTAGCTTAGAGATACAAGACTGCAATCAGGGActgttctttcctccctctctgctgcctTCTATGTTAAATGGTGAATATGTAAAGCAATAAGAATTGCTAAAGGGATTTAAGGGGAAGTTAAGGAGTGGAGTAGGTTGCATGTGATTAGATTTGTGTGTAGGCACACATCTTGGAAAAACAAGCTGTAGTTGTGTATATGAGGTGGGATGAGAATGAGGGCCGGGAGCCCCGTTTGGAAATTCCAGCATCATCCAAGTAAAGAATGAGTGTATCTTTGACTATGAGAGTGGTAGTTGCAACTATAAGGATTGAATCTCATGGAAAGGTAAGCAGTGACAGTCAAATGGACAGGATTTGGTGAGGGATGAGATATATAGGTGGTGACAGAGACCTACTGACCTGATGAAGCAGTCACTCAGTTACCAGCCCTGGAGGGGATATCATGACTTTGTTTGTTGGCATGATGAATTTGAGATGCCTCTGGAACATCCAGTGTGGGTATTGAGGTGGAGTTGGGTGGTGAAGAGCTTGGAGGAGACATCTCATGGCCTATAATATGTGTGACAGAATTTGGTGTACCATGAATGAGAGTGATTTAAGAGACTGgactgagaaaagaaaacctgtgGTCTAGCACTaggttttaattcatttatcacttAATGGGAAGGAGTGGGCCAGAATAGGAGAAAAACCAGAAATGTGATGTCACTaccaaagaagaaagattttcaaGGAGGAACTAACAACAGTGCCAATGCTGTTGAGATTAGGTAATAAATGTTCTTTGGGCTTGTCcatttattcaatgaatatttattgatgagGGTACAATATTAAAGTCAAGGCCATGTTTTTCATATTCTAAAGGGTAAAGAAACCTTGAATTAAGAAACATGAAAGAGATGACGGAATGAATTGAAGGCATTTCTGGAAAGGCATCTTTCCATTTTGGAAAGGGTGGCCAGTGCAGGCATCTCTGATATGATCACATTTGAAAGTTCCTAAATGCAGTGCAGGAGAAAGCCATGCAAAAATGTGGAGGAAAGCACCCAGGCATCAGGAACCATGTGCGAAGGACCACAAGCTAGAATTGTGCTTAGGAATTCTGACCAATAACAAGAGGGCCAGTGCagctggaggagaggaaggagaagtttGGGGAAATAGCCATAGGTGGCTATTCTACTCTTGACTTCTCTTCTCAGAAGAAAATCCTATCATGGGCTCCTGGAGCCACAGGGACATCCTAGAGGAGGAGGACCCCTCTCTGAGTCTTAAGCAGTCCTACCCACCCTACACTTCCCTATGACCTTCTTCATTGCTCCTGTCACTTCCTTGTTCCTGAGGCTGTAGATGACAGGGTTCAGCATGGGTGTGAGGACTGTATAAAAGATAGACACTACATCATCCTGGCCAGGAGAGTGGTAAGATGCAGGTAACATATAGGTATACACAAGAGGCCCATAGAAGAGGTTGACAACTGTtaagtgggaggagcaggtggcTAGGGCCTTCTGACGCCCCTCCACGGAGTGCATCCCAAGCACTGCTGCCAGAATGAGGGCATAGGAGGTGGTGATGAAGGCAATGGGCAGCAGAAGGACCACAACACCTGTCACAAAGAGCACTTGCTCATAGGCTGCTGTGTCAGCACAGGCCAGCCTCAGCAGCGAAGGCACCTCACAGAAAAAGTGTGCAATCTTCCTTGAGCCACAATAGGGGAACTGTAGGGTCAATGCTGTCTGGACGGAGGCATTGA comes from the Canis lupus familiaris isolate Mischka breed German Shepherd unplaced genomic scaffold, alternate assembly UU_Cfam_GSD_1.0 chrUn_S1119H1290, whole genome shotgun sequence genome and includes:
- the LOC119878178 gene encoding LOW QUALITY PROTEIN: olfactory receptor 2T1-like (The sequence of the model RefSeq protein was modified relative to this genomic sequence to represent the inferred CDS: inserted 1 base in 1 codon) gives rise to the protein MHLFLFSMVVVVYTLAMAGNTAMVLLIWXDARLHTPMYFLLSQLSFLDIFFTSVTVPKMIAGFLFGWTSISFVGCGAQMFFFMFLGAAECLLLALMAYDRYVAICNPLRYPSLMSHQTCLLMVAASWLGGSINASVQTALTLQFPYCGSRKIAHFFCEVPSLLRLACADTAAYEQVLFVTGVVVLLLPIAFITTSYALILAAVLGMHSVEGRQKALATCSSHLTVVNLFYGPLVYTYMLPASYHSPGQDDVVSIFYTVLTPMLNPVIYSLRNKEVTGAMKKVIGKCRVGRTA